In Cydia amplana chromosome 13, ilCydAmpl1.1, whole genome shotgun sequence, the genomic stretch TGTTAATGACCTCATGttacctaaataggtactaacccGGTTCTAACTTTCCTTATTTACAACATGGCTATGTGCTTAAAGGTGAACAAAGTAGTTAATAAGCAATAGAATTATTCTTGTGTATGTATTACCTCCAAATGCGATGTGAACTTGTTCGGGCTGGCAGTACGGACAATCATACGCCCGAGCGACGCCCAGggctaataaaaataacaataatttcaTAGCAACAATTTCAACCACTACcctaaatttatatttaaaaaataaagtaacaaCGGCCGCGCACTAGTGTTGTTACGAATCAAATGAAACTGCACATCCTGAAGTTCCGATTACTTAAAGCAAAACAAGGGCAATAGGTATTATCAATCGCGATAGCATTAAAACGATTCAAAACAAAACATGCAATATTTATAACGCTAGCTAGGCTAAACTGGCTTAACTCGCTGTCGCTAAACGTCAAACTGTCAAACGCTGGGATTGGGATAGCAGTTCATAACGGAAACAAACcaaactatagtgtgtcaaaggtctgtttgatttcaaacatagacagagagaatcatactatctttgtctaacactagtactagcacccaaaagaaaagattgagtatagttatttttgttcctatttactgataaGATTTCGTTGACCCAGTATATCAAAAAAGGTTTTAAAAAATTTTGAACACGTAATTCGCGTAAACCAAATTTTAACTcttgtaagtaataaaattatatgactCGCAAAAAATATCACTAAGTTCACTAACACTCAATATTATACTTTGTTAAGGGAATTAAGTGTTAAATTAGTTAAGTAAAATAAGTCAAGcaaatcaaattttctatggcacgATATCCCtacgcacctacatttttaaaatttgccgcctttttctactgacaagatctgcttgaccaagtacaaGTTATTTTAACGTAGAAATTCtggtattgtattttatatggCAATTCTCAAAAGACGTCAACATGACGTCAGTGCACGTTCTGAAACCATTTTGTATTCGAACGACTTGAAGTTTTGGTGACACTAAACTTTATCAATATAGAACAATTAATGATAAATAATATGGTAAAAAGTAATGACTCTTTTATCTTTATATCATATGTTGATATTAATGGTATTTAGTTTgaaattttaagtttaatttaggAAAAAAATTAGTTTTGGAATAGTATTAAATGATGCACGATTGTTATGACATGATGGGATTGGTGGTTCAGTGTCGATCGAGGGCGGTCGTCGTTGAATTGAgcgttttatatattataagttcTTTTTAACTAAAATTGGTTTTAGCTCACTATTTACATTTCTCAGTTTTATATGGTCGGTGCTTGTTTTTAATTGGTAAGTTTTTCGGTTGTCTCGACAAACGCGACTACTcgtattttgttaaaaaagcggccaagtgcgagtctgactcgcctatgaagggttccgtatttaggggatttaaacgtaggtattaaaaaaaactacttactagatcccgttcaaaccaattttcggtggaagtttgcatggttatgtacatcatatattttttttagttttatctttctcttattttagatgttacagggggggggggggacgcattttaccactttggaagtgtctctcgcgcaaactattcagtttagaaaaaaatgatgttaggaacctcagtatcatttttgaagacctatccatagatattattaaattatacaacgggacttaatcgccacCAACCAaccaagaccaagtgcgggtagttcgaaaaactcgcgcggttagacgatgctgatgtcaacttaagccagtcttctccgagaccacggggacaacgccgtcctcgaaacgtcggaggtaaatcttaaaacttagatacgcgattaagtcccgttgtataatttaataatgtgtaaaaatcgtgaaagtttaaatcagtgctatccatagataccccacacgtatgggtttgatgaaaaacaatttttagagtttcagttctaagtagggggaacccccaaaatttattgttttttttttctatttttgtgtgaaaatcttaatgcggttcacagaatacatctacttaccaagtttcaacagtatagttcttatagtttcggaaaaaagtggctgtgacatacggacggacagacagacggacagacggacagacagacagacagacatgacgaatccataagggttccgttttttgccatttggctacggaaccctaaaaaggaatccctattatagttatttaacatgatatttaatacaaaaaaaatatacctacctaaatagttagtcataggactgtctcatttcaaacaaagacagagagaatcatactatctttgtcttacactagtactagcacccaaaagaaaaggaagagtattgtttttttgtccttatttactgacaaatttggtttgaccaactataggtacttatagccAATAGGATCCATGACATGAAGATATAAGTATGTACCGTGAAGATAGGGTAATTTCATAAATATGCACAAAGAGTATAATACCCGTAATATATCTGTATATTGCACCTGTTGAGCTCCTGACTTAATTTCCGGAACAAAATATAGCATTATATTTTTATGAGGAAAATAACAATAGGTAATTGCGAGCCTAATCAACAATCCGTATGCCTACCGCTGCATATTAGGTTGGGTAAGTTGGGTTTAATTAAGCAAAGTATACCCTAAGCAACGTAACATAAAGTGTAGATttgcttaataaaaaatattgttttggtGGGAGCGGTGCTATTGATAACGACACCTAGATCCTACCCACGCGTACGTTTAGCCGCCTGGCTCATTTATGTTTACAATGTTGCAGTTTATTGAAAATAGGGGTTTGCAAGAATACATAGGTACCCTAAACTTGCCTTAGTACCTAGTGAATAatgaatatacctaatataacttattataacaaacaaataaaacagtcatttaatttaatttcactaATTCGCTTTACCTCTTCAACTACCCCATATTTTTTACCTAGTGAGCAGTGAGGAGCCGCAATGAAGTCGTTCGTGCTCTTTCTAACGCTGACGGCGTTTGTCTCGGCGTCGGCGCAGCCGCCGTACGCCGGACTGGCGGCGGAAGAGTGGggctcggcggcggcggcggcggctgaGTACATCACGGTGGAGCCGGTGGAAGAGTACTTACCGCCGATAACGGAGCCGTACTACTGCTCCCACTGTAACCCTGAACAGGTCCACATTGCCTTTGGCGGTAATACATGTGCATAATCTCTGTttttatattacaataaatgCTAAATGACAGTTCGATTAGTCGATTTAATATAAGATCTGCAGGATTGGGCAGTAAATAGGCTAATCGAACTGTTGGACATAAGTTTGACTAGTACCTATAGACTAGCATCTAGAGATCTTCTATACTTTCTGTTAAATCTAGCAGCACACAATTccaaatgaaatatataaaagctTAATAGTGCATTGCATACTGAGTGAAGGCTCGAAGCCTCGAACACAGCACCCAGAGAGGCGTACTGCGCGGCATCCATGTTAAACAAAGCGCCCTTACTGCACGCTGCTCTAATCTCTTGGAAGCTCGACGCTACACGGCAGGCTCCGCCGTTACCATTTTTATAGACTGTGCAtgacggtaacggaatggaaaaatcAATAGATGTATGGACATTTTAGTAGgtacacttaaaaaaatgtaatgtacAAATTATAGTTTCTATATTACAGACACCTAAAATGCGGCAATAATTATGACTCCAGAGAAATCCAACGACATCGTAGTAACGTGGTCGACATTCAACGATACCCCCAGCGTTGTCCACTACGGCGTGGACGAGTTGCAGCACTACGCTTACGGCGCTAGCTCGTTGTTCGAGGACGGCGGGAACGAGCGGCGCCAACAGTACACACACCGCGTCACGCTGCCGGATCTGCAGTATGACACTAAGTATGGTAAGTACAATAAGTAGCCACACACTCTATATTTAATGTACAAGTTTAATGTTCCTGCAGAGCTGATAATAAGCAACACAgcgcaaaataataaaagtattttattgcgcataataatacctacatcgCGGCCTGAGCTGCCGGATTCACGTCATCATGATGAATTCACGGCCATTGGACGAATAGCTAAGAAGCTTTTCGAATGATGAAGCTAAGCATGACTTTGAATCATATGAATAAGCCCTCTGCTTAGGCAATTGACAATCGTTTATGGAAAGTGCCAATCGAAACGTAAATAATGGTTGGAAATGATCACACGACTTTTCTATCGCATCTGTTATCTCGATGCCTTTTTGCGTTCTAATTGGTATTTATCGTTGAACTATTGTTATCTTGGCTACAGCCTAAAACCTCAGAAACCTCGGATGGTCTAATGCGAACGCGAAACATCGAAAATTGAAGTTTCGTTACCGGTCTCTCTACCACCTTTGCATATTTGATCAATAGAAGCAAATAGACAAACGAAGTGGTTGGTGGCAGGCCCTCAGGCTAACCTGAACTAGTTAAAAACAATCTATAATAGCTTGTAGCAAATAGCCATTACTGACATACTGACCAGTCTTTATCACCATTATATGGCAGTGTACAACGTGGGCTCGGAGTACGGCGTCTCGAGCTTGTTCTCCTTCCGCACGATTCCGAACGGGAGCAACTGGCCCGTGCGCGCCGCCGTCTTCGGAGACATGGGCACTGAGGGCGCCAAAGTAAGTGTAAACTGCGTGTATCTTTCAACTAGGCAAACTACAAGTTGACTTCTTTTACCTACTAAGGCACTAACTTCCATTCTCCTTTGCGATCCATAAGCAGATGAATTGCgggataaaaaaaatcctacctATATCTTGTTCCAACTTTCAGAAGATGTATAGTAATgctaatatttgtttttagggttccgtacctcaatagtaaaaaatccggccaagtgcaaggcggactcgcgttccaagggctccgtagGGGTCGtacagaaatcatgtgatcatatttggcctatttTTGCCTGCCCTTGTGGCGTCACGTGATAATTATGATGACTCTTAGACGCTAAGCAAGTCTAATCTCGTTTCTTCTGTATTgcgtaaaaaccggccaagcgcgaggCGGACTCGCGTAGGTGTCGtacagaaatcatgtgatcatatttggcctatttttgcctgtctggacatcggatgatggtagcggTAGTAAGACGtaagaggaaacggggtcattcgaagcatgatttttggataattttagggtcaaaaatcgtcaaaaatagatgacgtaatttatggacagcccctaGCACAGAATAAGGTAATAGTATTATAATATTGGTACTGGTCTTACGCAAGTTTCTAACAATGATTGTGTTAAAACTGCCGTATATTCGCTTCTACAATATTAATTGTCTTAACTTCCAGCGACATTTGGACCGGTCCACCGGGCTTAGCCCCCGGTTAGCCCAAGTTTATGCCTAAAACACACATACTCGTAAAGGTCTAAAATACAGACAACTTGAATAGTCTGGaaccttaaataaataactactgTCCTTAAATAAGTGGAAAATATTTTATCCACAGGCAATGCCATACCTCCAAGAGGAATCCGAAATGGGCCACTTCGACCTGATCCTCCACGTGGGCGACATGGGCTATGACATGGCGACAGACAATGCGAGAGTCGGCGACCAGTTCATGCGGCAGATCGAGCCCATCGCGACCATGGTCCCCTACATGACGTGCGTCGGCAACCATGAACAGGCCTAGTGAGTACTAAAGCCAACTGGGAGCGAAAGCTCGGATGCGGTGCCTATCACGATAAACAGAAAAATACAATCGGAAATGATAGGTATGCTTATTATGCCATTCTATTATT encodes the following:
- the LOC134653617 gene encoding acid phosphatase type 7-like — encoded protein: MKSFVLFLTLTAFVSASAQPPYAGLAAEEWGSAAAAAAEYITVEPVEEYLPPITEPYYCSHCNPEQVHIAFGEKSNDIVVTWSTFNDTPSVVHYGVDELQHYAYGASSLFEDGGNERRQQYTHRVTLPDLQYDTKYVYNVGSEYGVSSLFSFRTIPNGSNWPVRAAVFGDMGTEGAKAMPYLQEESEMGHFDLILHVGDMGYDMATDNARVGDQFMRQIEPIATMVPYMTCVGNHEQAYNFSNYRERFSMPGGTESMFYSFDLGPAHFVAISTEYYYYIKYGVKMIYEQYQWLEKDLAMASHKENRTVRPWIVLMGHRPMYCSNADDLPDCEYEFSRTGNPFFGHGLEPLLQHYAVDLVFWAHEHSYERLWPIYNNTVYNGSLAEPYTDPRAPVHVVTGSAGNHGGQDPFTGTHPPWSAFRTDDFGYTRMVVHNRSHIYIEQTSVEKNGGVVDSFWLVKHKLSFNEPDD